Proteins from a single region of Oreochromis niloticus isolate F11D_XX linkage group LG7, O_niloticus_UMD_NMBU, whole genome shotgun sequence:
- the tmtc3 gene encoding transmembrane and TPR repeat-containing protein 3 isoform X1 — protein MAVVSWKEILLLSGLVVGCYWNSLSCGFVFDDVSAILDNKDLRPSTPIRNLFLNDFWGTPMAEERSHKSYRPLTVLTFRLNYLFSELSAASYHLLNVILHAVVCVLFLRVCRLFLDKTSSLVAALLFAVHPIHTEAVTGVVGRAELLSSIFLLAAFLAYTKSTGPDHSIVWPPIALTVVLVAAATLCKEQGITVVGVCCVYEIFVAQGFTLPMLVDTIWQVLQGKDGFPYAVLQTLLKLIVLVISTLLLVIIRVQVIQSQLPVFTRFDNPAAVSTTPTRQLTFNYLLPVNAWLLLNPSELCCDWTMGTIPLVESLVDLRNLATLVFYIFLGLLAYHSLRYRQSSAKTVIMALSLIVLPFIPASNLFFPVGFVVAERVLYVPSMGFCVLVAHGFKIISHKGQLKKISWLMIGVLLTTHTVKTFHRNWDWESEYTLFTSALKVNKNNAKLWNNVGHALENQNNYAKALRYFLQATRVQPDDIGAHMNVGRTYKNLNKSKEAEEAYLVAKSLMPQVIPGKKYATRVAPNHLNVYINLANLIRANDSRLEEADQLYRQAISMRPDFKQAYISRGELLLKMNKLTEARDAYLRALELDRTNADLWYNLAIVNIEMKDPSEALKNFNHALELNPRHKLALFNSALLMQESGEPKFWPEANRRFLTYVEEEPDDANGYFNLGMLAMDANENAAAERWMRKAIGLQAGFRSALFNLALLYSQSKREVDALPVLDELLHHHPEHIKGLILKGDILMNHKKDTRGAKACFERILRMDPTNVQGKHNLCVVYFEERDLPRAERCLEETLALAPNEEYVRRHLSIVRSKMAAMSAAGQPLSSANTEGATTEGVAASSKEEVLQSVKEGTEEAAAGGEEGRGVDAVGKEVGDEKNERKSSTESVRGVGVDQSKSLDNSQSDKRTKGKSTKDIKDIEKKRAAALKRLEEIERILSGD, from the exons ATGGCTGTTGTGTCATGGAAGGAGATTTTACTTTTGAGTGGACTGGTGGTGGGGTGTTACTGGAACAGCTTGTCATGCGGGTTTGTGTTTGATGATGTCTCAGCAATCCTTGACAACAAGGATCTGCGCCCATCAACCCCAATCCGCAACCTTTTTCTCAATGATTTCTGGGGAACACCCATGGCTGAG GAGCGCAGCCATAAATCTTACAGACCCCTGACAGTACTCACCTTTCGACTGAACTACCTCTTCAGTGAACTCAGTGCAGCTTCCTACCACCTGCTCAATGTCATTTTACATGCTGTCGTATGTGTGCTTTTCCTGCGAGTGTGCCGATTGTTCCTGGACAAGACTTCCAGCTTGGTGGCAGCATTACTGTTTGCTGTGCATCCCATTCACACTGAAGCT GTCACTGGTGTGGTTGGCAGAGCTGAACTTCTTTCATCAATCTTTCTTCTGGCTGCTTTCCTGGCGTATACAAAGTCAACTGGACCAGACCATTCCATTG TTTGGCCTCCCATTGCTCTGACAGTAGTTTTAGTGGCAGCAGCAACACTGTGTAAGGAACAGGGAATCACGGTTGTTGGTGTCTGCTGTGTCTACGAGATCTTTGTTGCACAGGGG TTTACATTGCCCATGCTAGTGGACACGATATGGCAAGTTCTGCAGGGTAAAGATGGGTTTCCCTATGCTGTCCTGCAAACTCTTCTGAAGCTCATTGTTCTAGTGATCAGCACCCTGCTGCTCGTTATTATCAGGGTCCAAGTCATTCAGTCCCAGCTTCCTGTCTTCACAAG ATTTGATAACCCTGCAGCAGTCAGCACTACACCCACCAGACAACTGACTTTCAACTACCTACTTCCTGTAAATGCATGGCTCCTGCTGAATCCCTCAGAGCTCTGTTGTGACTGGACTATGGGCACAATCCCCCTGGTGGAATCACTTGTAGATCTGCGTAACCTGGCTACACTAGTATTTTACATCTTTCTTGGACTGCTTGCTTATCACAGCCTGCGATACAGACAGAGTTCTGCCAAGACAGTCATCATG GCCCTGTCTTTGATTGTCCTGCCTTTTATTCCAGCATCCAACCTCTTCTTCCCTGTGGGGTTTGTTGTAGCAGAGAGAGTACTTTATGTTCCCAGTATGGGTTTTTGTGTTCTTGTTGCACATGGATTCAAGATAATCTCACATAAAGG ACAATTGAAGAAGATTTCCTGGTTGATGATTGGAGTGCTGCTAACTACGCATACAGTGAAAACTTTTCATAGAAATTGGGACTGGGAGTCAGAATATACTCTCTTTACATCTGCCTTGAAG GTTAACAAGAACAATGCCAAGTTGTGGAATAATGTTGGCCATGCCTTAGAAAATCAGAACAATTATGCAAAGGCTTTGCGGTATTTTCTCCAGGCTACTCGAGTCCAACCAG ACGATATTGGTGCTCACATGAATGTTGGAAGAACCTACAAGAACTTGAACAAGTCCAAAGAGGCAGAAGAGGCTTACTTGGTTGCCAAATCCCTCATGCCGCAG GTTATTCCCGGTAAGAAGTATGCGACGCGTGTTGCCCCAAACCATCTCAATGTTTACATAAACCTAGCAAATCTGATCCGGGCCAATGATTCGCGGCTGGAGGAGGCTGATCAGCTCTACCGGCAAGCAATAAGCATGAGACCAGACTTCAAACAAGCTTACATCAGCAG AGGGGAACTGCTTCTCAAGATGAACAAGCTCACAGAAGCCCGGGATGCCTACCTCCGAGCCTTGGAGCTTGATCGCACCAATGCTGACCTGTGGTATAACCTGGCCATTGTCAACATTGAGATGAAAGACCCATCTGAAGCCCTGAAGAACTTCAACCATGCCCTGGAGCTCAACCCACGCCACAAGCTGGCACTCTTTAACTCAGCACTTCTCATGCAGGAGTCTG GTGAGCCAAAGTTCTGGCCTGAAGCAAATCGTCGTTTCCTCACCTATGTGGAGGAGGAGCCTGACGATGCCAATGGCTATTTCAATCTTGGCATGCTGGCCATGGATGCAAATGAAAATGCAGCAGCTGAGCGGTGGATGCGCAAAGCCATTGGTCTGCAGGCTGGCTTCCGCAGTGCTCTGTTTAACCTAGCTTTGCTTTACTCTCAATCAAAACGTGAAGTCGACGCATTACCTGTGTTGGATGAGTTGCTACACCACCATCCAGAGCACATCAAGGGCCTAATCCTTAAGGGCGACATCCTCATGAATCACAAGAAGGACACCCGTGGTGCTAAGGCCTGTTTTGAGCGTATTTTACGCATGGACCCCACCAATGTCCAAGGGAAGCACAACTTGTGCGTGGTCTACTTTGAGGAGCGCGACCTGCCGAGGGCCGAGCGATGCCTGGAGGAAACGCTGGCCCTGGCACCAAATGAGGAGTATGTGCGTCGCCACTTGAGTATTGTACGTAGTAAAATGGCTGCCATGAGTGCAGCAGGCCAACCACTGTCTTCAGCTAACACTGAGGGAGCAACCACAGAGGGGGTAGCTGCATCATCCAAGGAGGAAGTGCTGCAGAGTGTTAAGGAGGGCACGGAAGAGGCTGCTGCGGGTGGAGAGGAAGGGAGGGGTGTTGATGCCGTTGGAAAGGAGGTTGGGGATGAGAAGAATGAGCGGAAATCCTCTACAGAAAGTGTCAGAGGTGTGGGTGTGGACCAATCAAAATCTTTAGATAATAGCCAGTCTGACAAGCGGACTAAGGGTAAGTCCACTAAGGACATTAAAGAtatagagaaaaaaagagcagctgCCTTGAAGAGACTAGAGGAGATTGAGCGCATATTGAGTGGTGATTGA
- the tmtc3 gene encoding transmembrane and TPR repeat-containing protein 3 isoform X2, translating to MFSELLDMLSEAWRSCGGGFRLRVEVTGVVGRAELLSSIFLLAAFLAYTKSTGPDHSIVWPPIALTVVLVAAATLCKEQGITVVGVCCVYEIFVAQGFTLPMLVDTIWQVLQGKDGFPYAVLQTLLKLIVLVISTLLLVIIRVQVIQSQLPVFTRFDNPAAVSTTPTRQLTFNYLLPVNAWLLLNPSELCCDWTMGTIPLVESLVDLRNLATLVFYIFLGLLAYHSLRYRQSSAKTVIMALSLIVLPFIPASNLFFPVGFVVAERVLYVPSMGFCVLVAHGFKIISHKGQLKKISWLMIGVLLTTHTVKTFHRNWDWESEYTLFTSALKVNKNNAKLWNNVGHALENQNNYAKALRYFLQATRVQPDDIGAHMNVGRTYKNLNKSKEAEEAYLVAKSLMPQVIPGKKYATRVAPNHLNVYINLANLIRANDSRLEEADQLYRQAISMRPDFKQAYISRGELLLKMNKLTEARDAYLRALELDRTNADLWYNLAIVNIEMKDPSEALKNFNHALELNPRHKLALFNSALLMQESGEPKFWPEANRRFLTYVEEEPDDANGYFNLGMLAMDANENAAAERWMRKAIGLQAGFRSALFNLALLYSQSKREVDALPVLDELLHHHPEHIKGLILKGDILMNHKKDTRGAKACFERILRMDPTNVQGKHNLCVVYFEERDLPRAERCLEETLALAPNEEYVRRHLSIVRSKMAAMSAAGQPLSSANTEGATTEGVAASSKEEVLQSVKEGTEEAAAGGEEGRGVDAVGKEVGDEKNERKSSTESVRGVGVDQSKSLDNSQSDKRTKGKSTKDIKDIEKKRAAALKRLEEIERILSGD from the exons ATGTTCTCAGAGTTATTAGATATGTTGTCTGAGGCATGGAGGTCATGTGGTGGTGGCTTCAGACTCAGAGTCGAG GTCACTGGTGTGGTTGGCAGAGCTGAACTTCTTTCATCAATCTTTCTTCTGGCTGCTTTCCTGGCGTATACAAAGTCAACTGGACCAGACCATTCCATTG TTTGGCCTCCCATTGCTCTGACAGTAGTTTTAGTGGCAGCAGCAACACTGTGTAAGGAACAGGGAATCACGGTTGTTGGTGTCTGCTGTGTCTACGAGATCTTTGTTGCACAGGGG TTTACATTGCCCATGCTAGTGGACACGATATGGCAAGTTCTGCAGGGTAAAGATGGGTTTCCCTATGCTGTCCTGCAAACTCTTCTGAAGCTCATTGTTCTAGTGATCAGCACCCTGCTGCTCGTTATTATCAGGGTCCAAGTCATTCAGTCCCAGCTTCCTGTCTTCACAAG ATTTGATAACCCTGCAGCAGTCAGCACTACACCCACCAGACAACTGACTTTCAACTACCTACTTCCTGTAAATGCATGGCTCCTGCTGAATCCCTCAGAGCTCTGTTGTGACTGGACTATGGGCACAATCCCCCTGGTGGAATCACTTGTAGATCTGCGTAACCTGGCTACACTAGTATTTTACATCTTTCTTGGACTGCTTGCTTATCACAGCCTGCGATACAGACAGAGTTCTGCCAAGACAGTCATCATG GCCCTGTCTTTGATTGTCCTGCCTTTTATTCCAGCATCCAACCTCTTCTTCCCTGTGGGGTTTGTTGTAGCAGAGAGAGTACTTTATGTTCCCAGTATGGGTTTTTGTGTTCTTGTTGCACATGGATTCAAGATAATCTCACATAAAGG ACAATTGAAGAAGATTTCCTGGTTGATGATTGGAGTGCTGCTAACTACGCATACAGTGAAAACTTTTCATAGAAATTGGGACTGGGAGTCAGAATATACTCTCTTTACATCTGCCTTGAAG GTTAACAAGAACAATGCCAAGTTGTGGAATAATGTTGGCCATGCCTTAGAAAATCAGAACAATTATGCAAAGGCTTTGCGGTATTTTCTCCAGGCTACTCGAGTCCAACCAG ACGATATTGGTGCTCACATGAATGTTGGAAGAACCTACAAGAACTTGAACAAGTCCAAAGAGGCAGAAGAGGCTTACTTGGTTGCCAAATCCCTCATGCCGCAG GTTATTCCCGGTAAGAAGTATGCGACGCGTGTTGCCCCAAACCATCTCAATGTTTACATAAACCTAGCAAATCTGATCCGGGCCAATGATTCGCGGCTGGAGGAGGCTGATCAGCTCTACCGGCAAGCAATAAGCATGAGACCAGACTTCAAACAAGCTTACATCAGCAG AGGGGAACTGCTTCTCAAGATGAACAAGCTCACAGAAGCCCGGGATGCCTACCTCCGAGCCTTGGAGCTTGATCGCACCAATGCTGACCTGTGGTATAACCTGGCCATTGTCAACATTGAGATGAAAGACCCATCTGAAGCCCTGAAGAACTTCAACCATGCCCTGGAGCTCAACCCACGCCACAAGCTGGCACTCTTTAACTCAGCACTTCTCATGCAGGAGTCTG GTGAGCCAAAGTTCTGGCCTGAAGCAAATCGTCGTTTCCTCACCTATGTGGAGGAGGAGCCTGACGATGCCAATGGCTATTTCAATCTTGGCATGCTGGCCATGGATGCAAATGAAAATGCAGCAGCTGAGCGGTGGATGCGCAAAGCCATTGGTCTGCAGGCTGGCTTCCGCAGTGCTCTGTTTAACCTAGCTTTGCTTTACTCTCAATCAAAACGTGAAGTCGACGCATTACCTGTGTTGGATGAGTTGCTACACCACCATCCAGAGCACATCAAGGGCCTAATCCTTAAGGGCGACATCCTCATGAATCACAAGAAGGACACCCGTGGTGCTAAGGCCTGTTTTGAGCGTATTTTACGCATGGACCCCACCAATGTCCAAGGGAAGCACAACTTGTGCGTGGTCTACTTTGAGGAGCGCGACCTGCCGAGGGCCGAGCGATGCCTGGAGGAAACGCTGGCCCTGGCACCAAATGAGGAGTATGTGCGTCGCCACTTGAGTATTGTACGTAGTAAAATGGCTGCCATGAGTGCAGCAGGCCAACCACTGTCTTCAGCTAACACTGAGGGAGCAACCACAGAGGGGGTAGCTGCATCATCCAAGGAGGAAGTGCTGCAGAGTGTTAAGGAGGGCACGGAAGAGGCTGCTGCGGGTGGAGAGGAAGGGAGGGGTGTTGATGCCGTTGGAAAGGAGGTTGGGGATGAGAAGAATGAGCGGAAATCCTCTACAGAAAGTGTCAGAGGTGTGGGTGTGGACCAATCAAAATCTTTAGATAATAGCCAGTCTGACAAGCGGACTAAGGGTAAGTCCACTAAGGACATTAAAGAtatagagaaaaaaagagcagctgCCTTGAAGAGACTAGAGGAGATTGAGCGCATATTGAGTGGTGATTGA